A single Stutzerimonas stutzeri DNA region contains:
- the pqqF gene encoding pyrroloquinoline quinone biosynthesis protein PqqF gives MRQPSDPAERPSPTTLANGLRVRLLPSLNGSQAAALVRVHAGAHDAPRAYPGLAHFIEHLLFLGGRDYRAGDRLMPFVQGCGGQLNASTRERHTDFFFQVPAGQLAGAVQRLLDMLAHPLFDPSAQVREREVLHAEYRARAQDVETLCDAALSTAFDRAHPISGFHAGNRDTLPVEDAGFQHALRGFHQRFYRCGQIELLLAGPQDATELQRLAAMADATLTAGDATTDGATIDNVPPLTCNRDRWLRLQLENAQPRLNLLFALDGMQAHGVPALDHLASWFASEAPEGLAQRLRAEDLCQSVKVRLPYRHAGQGVVVIDLPLTEKGLNERALIVEAVLDWLRFLSHEARWQPFREEYLRVRRRSLQGAEPLARLRHWVEPLAWGSDSDEAGIREALVSLVAAMLGTGPLVLTVDSAACEPIETCGFPLRLSREPPPRPAPFVWHWQQPAANPWLQAKAVNRGAGRLPPALRWLGPEDADGQGALFLRWRFTNGQPSAGLWHALSHALGARAAAARQAGVTLRFEDVGDGWCLTLEGFAEAIPAIIGDLARLLVAPPAASLREGQALAERDAVLGTDEMPIRQLLQRMPRLLGRGAGEAGEVATLSPPMLLRHWQSAQWQGVATGFAPALSGALADAISALPGCPSATSAGNPEPVRSPGMRWHEVGGGVPMTETAVLLFCPLPARTATCEAAWRVLARLIEPEFFRRLRSELQLGYAVFSRFGQFGGHAGMLFAVQSPTHSAQAIMGHIRAFFGDFSATLAAQPAEVAERIAAQASEGHVADVRDLHARAEQAWQTELAGHDAARPREVASAMCALRRADLLAALATLRAGDGWVVVSNAAQPDAPDG, from the coding sequence ATGCGCCAGCCCTCCGATCCTGCCGAGCGCCCATCACCCACGACCCTGGCCAACGGCCTTCGGGTGCGCCTGCTGCCGTCGCTGAACGGTTCGCAGGCTGCCGCCCTGGTGCGAGTACATGCCGGGGCGCATGACGCCCCCAGGGCCTATCCGGGACTCGCGCATTTCATCGAACACCTGCTGTTCCTCGGCGGCCGCGACTATCGCGCGGGGGATCGCCTGATGCCCTTCGTGCAAGGGTGCGGCGGGCAATTGAACGCATCGACACGCGAACGCCATACCGACTTCTTCTTCCAGGTTCCAGCCGGTCAGTTAGCGGGAGCGGTGCAACGCCTGCTGGATATGCTTGCGCATCCGCTGTTCGACCCCAGCGCACAGGTGCGCGAACGGGAGGTGTTGCACGCCGAGTACCGCGCCCGCGCCCAGGATGTCGAAACGCTTTGCGACGCCGCCCTGAGCACGGCGTTCGATCGGGCGCACCCGATCAGCGGATTTCACGCCGGCAACCGGGACACGCTGCCGGTGGAAGATGCAGGGTTTCAGCACGCCTTACGCGGCTTTCACCAACGGTTCTACCGCTGTGGGCAGATCGAATTGCTGCTCGCGGGGCCTCAGGACGCTACCGAACTGCAGCGGCTCGCCGCTATGGCGGACGCTACGCTGACGGCAGGGGATGCGACGACCGATGGCGCGACGATCGATAACGTACCGCCGTTGACCTGCAACCGGGATAGGTGGCTCAGGTTGCAGCTCGAAAACGCCCAGCCACGGCTGAACCTCCTGTTCGCCCTCGACGGCATGCAAGCGCATGGCGTGCCGGCGCTGGACCATCTGGCCAGCTGGTTCGCCTCCGAGGCACCCGAAGGGCTTGCCCAGCGTCTGCGCGCCGAAGACCTGTGCCAGTCGGTGAAGGTTCGCCTGCCGTATCGGCATGCGGGGCAGGGCGTCGTGGTGATCGATCTGCCACTGACCGAAAAGGGGCTGAACGAACGCGCGCTGATTGTCGAGGCGGTACTCGACTGGCTGCGTTTCCTGTCACACGAGGCGCGTTGGCAACCCTTTCGCGAGGAGTATCTGCGAGTCCGTCGGCGAAGCCTGCAAGGGGCCGAGCCACTGGCGAGGCTCCGTCATTGGGTGGAGCCGCTGGCCTGGGGCAGTGACAGTGACGAAGCAGGCATTCGCGAGGCGCTCGTCTCGCTCGTGGCCGCCATGCTCGGCACGGGGCCGCTGGTCCTGACCGTCGATAGCGCCGCCTGTGAGCCCATCGAAACCTGCGGGTTTCCCTTGCGCCTGTCGCGCGAACCGCCACCGCGGCCGGCGCCCTTCGTCTGGCACTGGCAGCAACCCGCCGCGAACCCCTGGTTGCAGGCCAAAGCCGTCAACCGGGGAGCGGGCCGTCTTCCGCCTGCGCTGCGTTGGCTGGGCCCGGAGGATGCCGATGGCCAGGGCGCGCTGTTCTTGCGATGGCGATTCACCAACGGCCAGCCGTCAGCCGGGCTCTGGCACGCGTTATCGCATGCCCTGGGGGCGCGTGCGGCGGCGGCCCGGCAAGCGGGCGTCACGCTGCGTTTCGAGGATGTGGGCGACGGCTGGTGCCTGACGCTGGAGGGTTTTGCCGAGGCGATACCCGCGATCATCGGCGATCTAGCGCGCCTGCTGGTCGCACCGCCCGCCGCATCGCTGCGCGAGGGCCAGGCGCTGGCCGAGCGTGACGCTGTGCTGGGCACTGACGAAATGCCGATCCGCCAACTGCTCCAGCGCATGCCTCGGCTGCTGGGACGTGGCGCGGGCGAAGCAGGCGAGGTCGCGACGTTGTCGCCTCCGATGCTGTTGCGGCATTGGCAATCGGCACAGTGGCAAGGCGTGGCGACAGGCTTTGCGCCGGCCCTGAGTGGTGCGCTGGCGGATGCGATCAGCGCGCTTCCCGGGTGTCCTTCGGCTACGTCCGCCGGCAACCCTGAACCCGTCCGCTCGCCGGGCATGCGCTGGCACGAAGTCGGCGGCGGGGTGCCGATGACCGAGACAGCCGTGCTGCTGTTCTGCCCACTGCCGGCGCGTACGGCTACGTGCGAGGCGGCGTGGCGCGTGCTGGCGCGACTGATCGAGCCGGAGTTCTTTCGTCGTCTGCGCAGCGAGTTGCAGCTCGGTTATGCGGTGTTCAGTCGCTTCGGTCAGTTCGGAGGGCACGCCGGAATGCTTTTCGCGGTGCAATCGCCCACGCACTCGGCGCAGGCGATCATGGGTCACATCCGGGCGTTCTTCGGCGACTTCTCCGCTACGCTGGCCGCTCAGCCTGCCGAGGTGGCCGAGCGCATCGCCGCGCAGGCAAGCGAGGGCCACGTCGCGGATGTGCGCGATCTGCATGCGAGGGCCGAACAGGCCTGGCAGACCGAACTGGCCGGGCATGATGCCGCACGGCCACGCGAGGTGGCATCGGCCATGTGCGCGCTGCGCCGCGCTGATCTGCTGGCCGCCCTGGCAACGCTGCGTGCCGGCGATGGTTGGGTCGTCGTGAGCAATGCCGCGCAACCGGATGCTCCCGACGGCTGA
- a CDS encoding MerR family transcriptional regulator, with protein MTEPAHVPSQRAADSPSEALLPIREVSRLTGVNPVTLRAWERRYGLIQPIRTESGHRLYSKANVEAIRSILAWTERGVAVSKVGSILSRGVGPGAVAELAHSSAVDNRWGEWQAQVRRAVNGFDEDQLGHLYGDIFSACSPSVVFQQILLPLWQQMLVRQDAYGQTSEWLFLDHFLRARVLQRLQLARSHAQGHVLLAAVPGQCRELELLVAGLLLSSEAVAVNVLALGQPLDELPLVCAKVRPQALVIYTKVSPNTTLLRQLSKLSLSVECPLAMAGEGTIIAEENLRGSPIACLGDSGQLMQRRLLQLIDGHLDT; from the coding sequence ATGACCGAACCTGCCCACGTCCCTTCGCAGCGTGCTGCCGATTCGCCCAGCGAAGCACTGCTTCCGATACGGGAAGTATCGCGCCTGACTGGCGTGAATCCGGTCACGCTGCGCGCCTGGGAGCGGCGCTACGGCCTGATTCAACCGATCCGCACCGAAAGCGGCCATCGCCTGTATTCCAAGGCCAATGTCGAGGCGATTCGCAGCATCCTGGCCTGGACCGAGCGCGGCGTCGCGGTCAGTAAGGTCGGCAGCATCCTGTCGCGCGGGGTGGGGCCCGGTGCGGTAGCCGAACTCGCGCATTCAAGCGCAGTCGACAATCGCTGGGGCGAATGGCAGGCCCAGGTGCGGCGCGCGGTGAACGGCTTCGATGAAGATCAGCTTGGCCACCTGTATGGCGACATCTTCTCGGCCTGTTCGCCCTCGGTCGTGTTCCAGCAGATCCTGTTGCCCTTATGGCAGCAGATGCTGGTACGCCAGGACGCGTATGGCCAGACCAGCGAATGGCTGTTCCTCGATCATTTTCTGCGTGCCCGGGTGCTGCAGCGGTTGCAGCTTGCCCGCAGCCATGCGCAGGGTCATGTCCTGCTGGCCGCTGTTCCGGGGCAGTGCCGGGAACTCGAGTTACTGGTCGCTGGCTTGTTGCTGTCCAGCGAGGCGGTCGCGGTCAACGTATTGGCGCTCGGGCAACCGTTGGACGAACTGCCGCTGGTCTGCGCAAAGGTTCGCCCGCAAGCGCTCGTGATTTATACGAAAGTCTCGCCGAACACGACGTTGCTGCGTCAGTTGAGCAAGCTCTCGCTGAGCGTCGAATGCCCGCTGGCGATGGCCGGTGAGGGCACGATCATCGCTGAAGAAAACCTGAGAGGGTCGCCGATTGCCTGCCTCGGCGATTCGGGCCAGCTGATGCAGCGCCGCCTGCTGCAACTCATCGACGGTCATCTGGATACCTAG
- a CDS encoding PAS domain-containing protein, giving the protein MINAKLLQRVIEASNDGIVVAEREGEDTILIYANTAFQRLTGYEADDILYQDCRFLQAGDRNQPGVAAIREAIRNNQPCRQIIRNYRKDGSAFWNELSITPVFNEADQLTYFIGVQKDVSREVEAKQRVVELEAEVQRLEEQLAALKR; this is encoded by the coding sequence ATGATCAACGCCAAGCTGCTGCAACGGGTAATCGAAGCCTCCAATGACGGGATCGTGGTGGCCGAGCGCGAGGGCGAAGACACCATCCTCATCTACGCCAACACGGCCTTCCAGCGCCTCACGGGCTACGAAGCAGACGACATTCTCTATCAGGATTGTCGATTCCTGCAGGCCGGCGACCGAAACCAGCCCGGTGTCGCGGCGATTCGTGAAGCGATCCGCAACAACCAGCCCTGCCGCCAGATCATCCGCAACTACCGCAAGGACGGCAGCGCATTCTGGAACGAGCTGTCCATCACCCCCGTGTTCAACGAGGCTGACCAGCTCACCTATTTCATCGGTGTGCAAAAAGACGTCAGCCGCGAGGTCGAGGCCAAACAGCGGGTCGTCGAGCTGGAAGCCGAGGTGCAGCGACTCGAGGAGCAGCTCGCCGCACTGAAACGCTGA
- the hemH gene encoding ferrochelatase — protein sequence MTEQALLLVNLGSPASTEVADVRRYLNQFLMDPYVVDLPWPLRRLLVSLILVKRPAQSAHAYASIWWPEGSPLVVLSQRLTDAVRPYWTEGPVELAMRYGEPSIENALVKLASQGIRQVTFAPLYPQFADSTTTTAIEEARRVIRDKRLDISLSILQPFYDQPEYLDALVDSVSPYLAQPFDHLLLSFHGLPERHLHKTDPTGSHCLKGENCCQQAEGAVLANCYRAQCMQSGAAFAARAGLRPEQWSVSFQSRLGRAKWIEPYTEAQLEALADRGVKRLLVMCPAFVADCIETLEEIGDRGREQFVAAGGEDLQLIPCLNTHESWVRALVTLCRRAPQAL from the coding sequence ATGACTGAGCAGGCGTTGTTATTGGTCAATCTGGGTTCACCGGCTTCCACCGAGGTGGCAGACGTACGTCGCTACCTCAACCAGTTTCTGATGGACCCGTATGTCGTCGATCTGCCGTGGCCCCTGCGACGTCTGCTGGTATCGCTGATCCTGGTCAAGCGCCCCGCCCAATCCGCTCACGCCTACGCGTCGATCTGGTGGCCTGAAGGCTCGCCGTTGGTCGTGCTCAGCCAGCGTTTGACGGACGCCGTGCGCCCTTACTGGACAGAAGGCCCGGTGGAACTGGCGATGCGATACGGCGAACCGTCGATCGAAAATGCGCTGGTCAAGCTGGCCAGCCAGGGTATTCGGCAGGTGACATTCGCGCCCCTGTACCCGCAATTTGCCGACAGCACGACCACCACCGCCATCGAGGAGGCCCGCCGGGTCATACGCGACAAACGACTCGATATCAGTCTGTCGATCCTGCAGCCGTTCTACGATCAGCCCGAATACCTCGATGCACTGGTCGACAGTGTCAGTCCGTACCTGGCGCAGCCATTCGACCATTTGCTGTTGAGCTTTCATGGCCTGCCCGAGCGCCATTTGCACAAGACTGACCCAACGGGCTCGCATTGCCTGAAAGGCGAGAATTGCTGCCAGCAAGCCGAAGGCGCCGTCCTTGCCAACTGCTATCGCGCGCAATGCATGCAGAGCGGCGCGGCATTTGCGGCACGGGCCGGGCTGCGCCCGGAACAGTGGTCGGTGTCGTTCCAGTCGCGACTTGGTCGCGCCAAATGGATCGAGCCCTATACCGAGGCGCAGCTGGAAGCACTTGCGGACCGGGGTGTGAAAAGGTTGCTGGTAATGTGCCCGGCGTTCGTTGCCGATTGCATCGAAACCCTGGAAGAGATCGGCGACCGTGGACGCGAGCAGTTCGTGGCGGCCGGAGGTGAAGATCTGCAGCTCATTCCGTGCCTGAATACCCACGAGAGCTGGGTGAGGGCGCTGGTCACGCTGTGCCGCAGGGCGCCACAGGCGCTATAG
- a CDS encoding TIGR01777 family oxidoreductase, whose amino-acid sequence MNILLTGGTGLIGRALCRHWLAEGHALWVWSRAPERVGERCGERVTGIGQLHEADEVALDAVVNLAGAPIADRPWTRARRLLLWNSRIKLTEQLIEWLSGRQQLPGVLISGSAVGWYGDGGERELTEDDGPATNDFASQLCGAWEESAMRAQRLGIRVVVVRTGLVLAGQGGFMQRLLPLFRLGLGGRQGSGRQWMSWIHLDDQIALIDFLLRQPAASGPYNACSPQPVRNAEFATALGRSLERPAVLPVPAVVLRCALGEMSGLVLGGQKVIPARLQASGFRFSFVELDAALADLRKSRSAV is encoded by the coding sequence ATGAACATATTGCTGACTGGAGGCACCGGCCTGATTGGCCGAGCGCTATGCCGACACTGGCTGGCCGAGGGACATGCATTGTGGGTCTGGAGCCGCGCTCCCGAGCGGGTGGGCGAACGTTGTGGTGAACGCGTGACGGGCATTGGCCAGTTGCACGAGGCCGATGAGGTCGCGCTGGACGCGGTCGTCAACCTGGCCGGGGCACCGATCGCCGACCGCCCCTGGACCCGTGCGCGGCGCCTGTTGCTCTGGAACAGCCGCATCAAGCTGACCGAACAGCTGATCGAATGGCTGTCTGGCCGCCAGCAGCTCCCTGGGGTGTTGATATCCGGCTCGGCCGTTGGCTGGTACGGCGATGGCGGTGAACGCGAGCTGACCGAGGATGATGGCCCGGCCACCAACGATTTCGCCAGCCAGCTGTGCGGTGCGTGGGAAGAGAGCGCCATGCGCGCGCAGCGCCTCGGCATCCGTGTGGTGGTGGTACGCACCGGCCTGGTCCTGGCCGGCCAGGGCGGCTTCATGCAGCGCCTGTTGCCCCTGTTTCGGTTGGGTTTGGGGGGACGTCAGGGCAGCGGCCGTCAATGGATGTCATGGATTCATCTGGACGACCAAATTGCCCTGATAGATTTTCTGTTGCGGCAACCCGCGGCGAGCGGCCCCTACAATGCATGCTCACCGCAACCGGTACGCAATGCCGAGTTCGCCACGGCGCTGGGGCGCAGCCTGGAGCGTCCCGCGGTATTGCCGGTTCCGGCAGTTGTCCTGCGGTGCGCCCTGGGCGAGATGTCCGGGTTGGTTCTCGGCGGGCAGAAGGTGATTCCGGCGCGGCTGCAGGCGTCGGGTTTTCGTTTCAGCTTCGTTGAACTGGATGCGGCATTGGCGGACCTGCGCAAGTCGCGGTCAGCTGTGTGA
- a CDS encoding YbgA family protein: protein MPNPSRPAIRVGISACLLGDPVRFNGGHKASRLCSETLARHFEFVPVCPEVAIGLGTPREPIRLVGDPASPRAVGTVHPELDFSEALTAYGKHIAAELGDLSGYIFMHKSPSCGMERVKVYQANGHRVDAGGSGLFARTLMQAWPDLPMEEDGRLNDPVLRENFLTRVFAHAEWQRLLSAGLTRRALVGYHARYKYQLMASDPQQYKALGRMVASIGNASLEAFAPAYFSQLMSALKKTASRGNHSNVLQHLSGYLKRDIDPEDKQELQRLITQYRQGIVPLVVPLTLLKHHFRRHPDRYVANQAYLQPHPEALSLRNGI from the coding sequence ATGCCCAATCCATCACGCCCGGCCATTCGGGTCGGTATCAGCGCCTGCCTGCTCGGCGACCCGGTGCGCTTCAACGGCGGCCACAAGGCGTCGCGGCTGTGCAGCGAAACCCTGGCGCGTCATTTCGAGTTCGTGCCGGTCTGCCCGGAGGTGGCAATCGGCTTGGGCACGCCACGCGAACCCATCCGGCTGGTGGGCGACCCCGCCAGCCCCCGCGCCGTTGGCACGGTCCATCCCGAGCTTGATTTCAGCGAGGCGCTCACGGCCTACGGCAAGCACATCGCCGCCGAACTGGGCGACCTCAGCGGTTATATCTTCATGCACAAATCGCCGTCCTGTGGCATGGAGCGGGTCAAGGTCTACCAGGCCAATGGCCATCGCGTCGATGCCGGCGGCTCCGGTCTGTTCGCCCGTACGCTGATGCAGGCGTGGCCGGACCTGCCCATGGAAGAAGACGGCCGGCTCAACGACCCGGTGCTGCGAGAGAACTTCCTGACCCGCGTTTTCGCCCATGCCGAATGGCAGCGTCTGCTGAGCGCCGGGCTGACGCGCCGGGCGCTGGTGGGCTATCACGCTCGTTACAAATATCAGTTGATGGCGAGCGATCCTCAGCAATACAAGGCGCTTGGCCGAATGGTCGCGTCGATTGGCAACGCTTCGCTGGAAGCGTTCGCCCCCGCCTATTTCAGCCAATTGATGTCCGCTTTGAAAAAGACCGCATCGCGGGGCAACCACAGCAATGTCCTCCAACACCTGAGCGGTTACCTCAAGCGCGACATCGACCCGGAAGACAAACAGGAGTTGCAACGCCTGATCACGCAGTACCGCCAGGGGATCGTGCCGCTGGTGGTGCCGCTGACGCTGCTCAAACACCATTTCCGGCGACATCCGGATCGCTACGTGGCCAACCAGGCCTATCTGCAGCCACACCCCGAAGCACTCAGCCTGCGCAACGGCATTTGA
- the phrB gene encoding deoxyribodipyrimidine photo-lyase, which produces MNQLLWLRSDLRVADNTALAAAMDAGPTVALYLVTPAQWLAHDDAACKVDFRLRNLSALSARLAELNVPLLIRRVEDWQAVPGQIAELCQQHRIGVVHINEEYGVNEQRRDEATAYALRSTGASLRRHCDQLLFAPDSVKTLAGGCFKVFSQFRKVCYSRLSHSLPRCIPVPAPQPWIPVARDPVPTTAAPFARPDDALRAHWPAGEDAAHQRLASFAEHCLADYQQRRDMPAEPGTSRLSAYLATGVLSPRQCLHAALALNQGELDSGNPGAVTWINELLWREFYKHILVGYPEVSKGQALRRHTEALPWRHAPDELAAWQQGRTGFPLIDAAMRQLLATGWMHNRLRMVVAMFLCKNLLIDWREGERWFMRQLIDGDLAANNGGWQWSASTGTDSVPYFRLFNPYSQSARFDPRGQFLRQWLPELAHLNDHDIHDPSAAAQGTGAPGYPQPIVDLAASRERALSAFRNLGERL; this is translated from the coding sequence ATGAATCAACTGCTCTGGCTGCGCAGCGATCTGCGCGTGGCCGACAACACGGCGCTGGCTGCGGCGATGGACGCCGGGCCGACGGTCGCCCTGTACCTGGTCACGCCCGCGCAGTGGCTGGCCCATGACGATGCCGCGTGCAAGGTCGATTTTCGTCTACGCAATCTCAGCGCGCTCTCGGCCCGCCTTGCCGAACTCAATGTGCCGTTGCTGATCCGCCGCGTGGAAGACTGGCAGGCGGTGCCCGGCCAGATCGCGGAACTGTGCCAGCAGCACCGGATCGGCGTGGTCCATATCAACGAGGAATACGGTGTGAACGAGCAGCGTCGCGACGAGGCGACTGCCTATGCACTCCGCTCCACCGGTGCCTCACTGCGGCGCCATTGCGACCAACTGCTCTTTGCGCCGGACAGTGTGAAAACGCTGGCGGGCGGCTGTTTCAAGGTCTTCAGCCAGTTTCGAAAGGTCTGTTATTCGCGCCTGAGCCATTCGCTGCCGCGCTGCATACCCGTGCCCGCGCCCCAACCGTGGATACCGGTTGCCCGCGATCCCGTGCCTACGACGGCAGCGCCGTTCGCGCGCCCCGACGATGCCCTGCGTGCGCACTGGCCGGCGGGCGAAGACGCCGCGCACCAACGCCTGGCATCGTTTGCCGAGCATTGCCTGGCTGACTACCAGCAGCGTCGCGACATGCCCGCCGAGCCTGGCACCAGCCGGCTCTCCGCTTACCTGGCGACCGGCGTGCTGTCACCTCGCCAGTGCCTGCACGCCGCGCTGGCACTGAATCAGGGCGAACTCGACAGCGGTAATCCAGGCGCCGTGACATGGATCAACGAGCTGCTCTGGCGCGAATTCTACAAGCACATCCTGGTGGGCTATCCCGAGGTATCGAAGGGCCAGGCCTTGCGCCGCCATACCGAAGCCCTGCCCTGGCGCCACGCCCCCGACGAGCTGGCCGCCTGGCAGCAGGGGCGCACGGGCTTCCCGCTCATCGACGCAGCCATGCGTCAGTTGCTGGCGACCGGGTGGATGCACAATCGACTGCGGATGGTGGTGGCGATGTTCCTGTGCAAGAATCTGTTGATCGACTGGCGCGAGGGCGAACGCTGGTTCATGCGCCAGCTGATCGACGGAGACCTTGCGGCGAACAATGGCGGCTGGCAATGGAGCGCCTCGACGGGGACCGACTCGGTGCCTTACTTCCGCCTGTTCAATCCGTACAGCCAGTCGGCCCGATTCGATCCAAGGGGGCAATTCCTGCGGCAATGGCTGCCGGAGCTGGCTCACCTGAACGACCACGACATCCATGACCCGAGCGCCGCCGCGCAGGGCACCGGCGCACCCGGCTACCCGCAACCCATCGTCGACCTCGCGGCGAGTCGTGAGCGCGCGTTGTCCGCCTTCAGAAACCTCGGTGAGCGTTTATGA
- a CDS encoding SIR2 family NAD-dependent protein deacylase, with translation MIPAPLIEALRNADHVVVFTGAGVSAQSGIPTFRDSLTGLWARFDAASLATSEAFCADPALVWGWYEWRRMKALQAQPNAGHHAIAELARHVPKLTLVSQNVDDLHERAGSADVIHLHGSLHRPRCFECAEPASEPLGMPDEPEGGRRLPPPNCTHCGGPLRPGVVWFGESLPVDDLSAAFAAAERCDVLISVGTSGLVYPAAEIPGLAWRAGATVVHVNPQASARLGDRQYALAGSAEDQLPALVGQAFGHR, from the coding sequence ATGATTCCCGCCCCGCTGATCGAGGCCTTGCGCAACGCTGACCATGTCGTGGTGTTCACCGGGGCCGGCGTCTCGGCGCAAAGCGGTATTCCGACCTTCCGCGACTCGCTGACCGGCCTCTGGGCGCGCTTCGATGCCGCCTCGCTGGCGACGTCCGAGGCGTTCTGCGCGGACCCCGCCCTGGTTTGGGGCTGGTACGAATGGCGGCGCATGAAAGCGTTGCAGGCTCAACCGAACGCCGGTCACCATGCCATCGCCGAACTGGCCCGGCATGTACCCAAACTCACCCTCGTGTCACAGAACGTCGACGATCTGCACGAGCGTGCCGGCAGCGCTGATGTCATTCATCTACACGGCAGCCTCCACCGGCCGCGCTGCTTCGAATGCGCCGAACCCGCGAGCGAGCCGTTGGGCATGCCGGACGAACCGGAAGGCGGGCGCCGCCTGCCGCCGCCGAACTGCACGCATTGCGGCGGCCCGCTGCGACCGGGCGTGGTCTGGTTCGGCGAAAGCCTTCCCGTCGATGACCTGAGCGCCGCATTCGCCGCAGCGGAGCGGTGCGACGTGCTGATATCGGTTGGCACCTCCGGCCTGGTCTACCCCGCGGCGGAAATACCAGGGCTGGCCTGGCGCGCTGGCGCCACGGTCGTCCACGTGAACCCCCAGGCCAGCGCCCGGCTCGGTGATCGTCAATATGCACTGGCCGGGTCGGCTGAAGACCAACTGCCCGCGCTCGTTGGCCAGGCCTTCGGGCACCGCTAG
- a CDS encoding DMT family transporter produces the protein MASSWMFLLLAAGFEVLFALAMKYAQGFTRLLPSAVVMIAASGGIYFLTLALRDLPVSIAYPIWTGIGTLGTVLLGAALLGEALTPLKILSVALIVAGIAGLK, from the coding sequence ATGGCCAGCAGCTGGATGTTCCTGCTGCTGGCGGCCGGGTTCGAAGTGCTGTTCGCGCTGGCGATGAAGTATGCGCAGGGCTTTACCCGGCTGCTGCCCAGCGCTGTAGTGATGATCGCCGCGAGCGGCGGGATCTACTTCCTGACCCTGGCGCTGCGCGACCTCCCGGTCAGCATCGCTTACCCCATCTGGACCGGTATCGGCACCCTGGGTACGGTTCTGCTGGGCGCGGCGCTGCTGGGCGAAGCGCTGACGCCGCTGAAAATACTATCGGTGGCGCTGATCGTGGCGGGGATAGCGGGGCTGAAGTAA
- a CDS encoding FMN-dependent NADH-azoreductase, whose amino-acid sequence MKRILAVQGSPRGDRSHSRRLLDHFLQALASEQGGLDITHREVGRIALPGVTEGWVAAAFHDPHQRSAAMRADLALSDTLVDELLDTDRLVIAAPMYNFGVPSGVKAWIDQIVRLGRTFDFTPDDPASQYKPRVLGKRALIITTRGDRGYGPGGVNAHLNHADTYLRDVLGLLGIRNVEVIAVENDEFGGLAFEASYQAAQTRLAQLAMDF is encoded by the coding sequence ATGAAACGAATTCTAGCCGTACAAGGCAGCCCCCGGGGTGATCGCTCGCATTCGCGGCGCTTGCTCGATCATTTTCTTCAGGCACTGGCGAGTGAACAGGGTGGCCTCGACATCACCCATCGGGAGGTGGGGCGCATTGCCTTGCCAGGTGTAACCGAAGGCTGGGTTGCAGCCGCCTTTCACGATCCGCACCAGCGCAGCGCGGCGATGCGGGCGGACCTCGCGCTCAGTGACACGCTGGTCGATGAACTGCTGGACACGGATCGCCTGGTCATTGCCGCCCCGATGTACAACTTCGGCGTTCCCAGCGGTGTGAAGGCCTGGATCGACCAGATCGTCCGCTTGGGTCGTACGTTCGATTTCACACCCGACGACCCGGCCAGCCAGTACAAGCCGCGGGTCCTCGGCAAACGTGCGTTGATCATCACCACGCGGGGCGACCGAGGCTACGGCCCTGGCGGCGTGAACGCCCACCTGAACCACGCCGACACCTATCTGCGTGATGTGCTGGGGTTGCTGGGTATCCGCAATGTGGAGGTGATTGCGGTAGAGAACGATGAGTTTGGCGGGCTGGCGTTCGAGGCCTCCTACCAGGCGGCTCAGACGCGGCTGGCGCAGCTGGCGATGGACTTCTGA